The stretch of DNA TGCATTGAAGTTCCTCAGGATGCGGTGGTTTCCCGTATGGTGGATCATCGAAAATTTAGCCTTCCGAATCAGCGTTCTGACTGCCGGAAATGCCCCTGAGGAAGAAAGGAATTGGTCTTCTTGGAAGATCGCAGAATTTGATGTGTAGAAGCCGCAGTAATCAACGCGAGGTCTGCTGTGAAATCATTGTGGGTGGAGAATGAAAGGGACACGGAGAATGAGTGAAGAATCGCTGTATCCCATGGACAGAGGCGCATCCGTTCTTTCTTCAATTATCTCATTgccttgaagaaaaaaaaatcctgaataAGCTTATGCACCAGTGGACCTTGCATGTTCCATCTTTGAGGATCCCCGGATATACTCAGTGgtttctcattaaaatcatGCACATACGGTGGTGTAATCGGTCTACATCATGGAAGTGAGCATTTCTTCTCCCACATGATTCCGATTTGAATCGGGCATGCACTAAGAGTGGAAGTAATGTCCAAGATTAAGTGTGTAATGCTCAGGTATGGCCTGCAGCACGTGTGGAGGTTTCCGGATTATTCCATACGAGATTGTACTTGATAAGCTGCCAAATATCCTCATTCCCTCATTCTCATGTGCATCACAGAGCTACATCCGCTGCAGAATACACCTGAAAAGGCTAATCATGGAGTGTTACTGCTGGAATTCTTTGAGCAGCATGGGAGGAATTTAACTACATGAAGACTGGAATAAGTACACAGAACGGTGAACGATATATACCGAATGAGGAGTTGCAGAAGGAAGTGGCTGATAGGCAGAGGCCGAGTTTGTTGTACACTGAAGATCACCTAACAGCTGGAATGTTAGGGAGAGATCTTCTCATGGTACATTAATATCGCCTGCATATTAGTTGAAGGAGATCTTCTCACGGATGTGTCCTGACAGCAGGAGTGTACGGGTGTTCGAGAAGCATCAGCTGCTGTCAATGTGCAGTTCAGAAGCATCGCAGATCATCGTTAGCGGAATCGGGTGAGTCAGTTCCATTTATTCTTAATCTTCCAAATTTAACTGCCGTATGTAGGGTAGTCTGTGTTTGGGATGTAGTCAGTTGAGATATAGTTGTGAATAACTATGGTATAAGAGAAAATCCTGGCCAGGTATAAAGTGTATAAAAGAGCTTAAAATTGATCATGCATGTAATTCGGGTGACGTGTGACTAGAGATGTGTATTTGTGGGTTAGGGAAAGTTGCAAAGTGGGTTGTCGCTTTCCGTAGGGAGGATGAGCCTCGGTTGTATGAGTCACATGGATCATGAGTTCATGATCACCAAGTTGGACTCACAACAATGGTTCTGAATTAATCACACAGCTTCCGGAATTTGCTAAGCCCTCTGACAACTAAACCATTACACTTATCCTCTGAGAAATCCATCGAAGGAAAGCTCATGTAGCAGTCTGAACCTCCTCAATATTTGATGTAAAGAAGTAATAGCTCACACTTTCTCGAGGGTGGTGGAGAAATAAAGGAGGAAATTCACAAGTCGACGAGTCGAAACATTGAAGTTATGGTGATGAAGGCAGTGTATTACCATGTGGTCATGTGGAACATGAACAAGACGGGAACAGAAAGTTGGTAGAGTGCCATGGGCAGTAAACGAAAGAGAAGTAGAGACGAGTCCTGATAAGAGAAATGTTCTGTgcagtggaaaaaaaaagagttttgagGAAGACAACCACGAAGACACTCATACGGTGAAAAGAACTAAAAGCCCCAAAATGACACGAAGCAAGGAAGATTCCTGCTAAGGAAAACAAGGGGAAGTTTTGTTAAAGAAAGGAAAGTAAGCCTCAAGAGGCTGGCACGGCAATACGGTGCAATAGTGATGGGATTTGAGAATATGAACGATGATAAAATATGGAATATGGGTAATAATTGAATGAAGCAGCAGGATGACATCATGAGGCGGATTCGGCAGTTTAGGGCAGTGAGCCGGTAATGTACTTGACAATGACATGGTCAGAGAACTTTATTCCAGTTCACTCTGGTGATTCAACAAAGCATAATAAGATGCATATTGAGTGTATTCGTAGAAGTTACACCAATAGGTTAAGAAAGGATGTCCATGGGCAAATGGATTTGAATGAAGCGAATATCTGGAACATGAGTGATGATGGAGTATCTATGTTCATGAATGAGTCTACTTTTAACTTGCACACACACGAATGAAAGCAAGTTGATTAGCCAGTGAGCTAATGTAGACCTCAGGAACGAAATTCCACTGAGGTCAGGACTAAAGACAGCCATAGCTATAAGGGTAGACTTTTCCATTCAGGTGAAACCCCCAAAGTGTGATAAGTCACAAGAGCGTGTCGTGGGGCATTCTCTCATGGATGTCAAGTTTCGTATGCGAGAAAGATCGCATATGTCTTGACACCCATGGGAACGGTCCGAAGAAGTAAAGAGCCATCCAGTGTGTTTTTCTGCGCACAGTGGTTGACTCTTGTAGGTACTGGGCCTCATGAGTTACGCTGGTGTGCGTAGAGGAATATCACAGGGATGTTGTGGTGGAAACGAGCCACCGATGGCATGGGTGACATGCCAAGTGAAGCATCCAATCCAAAGTGATCATTTACACATAGTGGTTCACCAATGAAGGTTTGTGCCTCATAGGTTAAAGCTGCTGTGTGTAAAGTATCATAGGGATGCGAGGGTAGAACCGAATCTACCACTGACAGATGTGTTCTGTCTTTCAGTTCTGGAAGTAGAACTGAGCGCTCATAAAATTGCGGAATTTTAATGGTATTCGCGCCTAGTTCTGATTGAGTTCAACGGACCTTGGTACTCGCGGTGTTATGGGTTTAAAGGAACGGGTTAGTTGAGCTACGCTCCTAGCTCGGGTTCCTACTATTCACTGTGAGTTGCCAAGGGACGGCAACAAGATCAgaatggccgaatgtaggAGCGCATTGACCAATTCGAGAAGAGAGCCCTCTCGACGGTCAAATGTAACCCTCTCCTCTCCctaaattcctctctctccaATAACGGTGCTGAGGACTGCAGCTCAACTGAGAAAGATCAGTTGGGCTGATGCTGTGAGAGTGAACGCATGCGACCGCACGCTGTGTTCCTCTCCAGCGTGAAAAAGGGCGACAGTCCCAGCCCGTGCGTGCGTGAGTGTGTGCGTGTGCgcgtgaattaaattaaacgcttacaatggtaaaaaaaagattaaaatacgaatgaaataaaagaatcttaatttttaaaggacgAGTTCCAGCACGGCTAAATATTGGTTTTATGCTCTTCCTGGGATGTTTCATTACATACATGGTTCGAGTGAATATGTCAATCAATATACTTGCAATGGTGGAATCGCGGGATAATGAAACCCTTCCAGACTATGGAGATCGATATCCATGGAATGCTGATCAGCAggttaatttaaatcaattaatcagCTTgttaaatgcatttaaaaaaatctttaaaaaaaatttcagggCCTTTTGTTGGGAGCATACTTTTGGGGTTATCTATTCACATCAATTCCTGGTGCTTACCTAGCTGAGTACTTTGGTCCGAAGATCGTCACTGAGCTTGTTTTCATTGGATGCGCCGTGATCACCGCTCTTAGTCCACTTGCAGCATCAGGTGGATTTGGAACAATGTACGCGGCGAGATTCCTCACTGGTATCCTCTCAGGACCCCTCTATCCATGCTTCCACAATCTAATTTCCCGCTGGGCACCCCCGGATGAGAAGGGAAAATACGTTGCAAGTCTCCAAGGTGGCACATTGGGGACAATCTTTACGTGGCAGATGATTGGATTTTTAGTTGAGGCAGTTGGATGGGCTTGGGGTGGATTCTACATAcccaccatcatcatcattgtaGCAACACTCATTTGGTTCATGCTTACTGCCGATCGTCCGGATACGCATCCCAGAATCACAGAAGAGGAACGCACGTACATTGAAAATAGCTTAGGAGACACCGTGTCCAATGAAAAGGTTTTTAAAATTCTGATCTTATCGTTAATCACACTCAAGTGTAATACTCAATTCTTTACACCCCACTAGAGCTGTTATCTCGACcgattttaatttgatatctGTCATATGGATTTTCTCAGATTAGATGTATTGGCGGCACACGTTTGTtattttcccttcattttataggcattgaatttgaatttccctaaaattGTTAGTGAAaggagaaatatttaagaaagaaatgtaATATTTGGCGTGTGCCATTTTCCAGGTATTTCTCATTACACAAAATACTGGAAATGTTAGATATTCGAAAACATAAATGAAAGTGAATTCCCCCAGTTGATCTGATTTATGAAAAACCCAGTACATTAATAGCATAAAAACATATTTCATATAATACAGactaatttgaaattatgTTGCCATTGCGATCTAATTATTGTGCATTATCGCTAATTAGCTCAGAAAAAGCGTCTAATTTGATGAAACACGTTTGCAATGAGAAAAGAAGCCAATTTGCACTCCATATAGAGGGTATTCCTTGATCTTACCACATGcgtttatatatttatttttattccaccaGAAAGTTCCTCCGTAcctgaaattgataaaaagtgTGCCCTTTCTTTCGCTAATGGTACTCCACTACGGTAATCTCTGGGGTCTGTACTTTCTCCTTACGGCCACACCGAAATTCATGAGTGAAATACTTGGATTCAACATGGGCTCAACGGGTGTCCTGTCGTCTCTGCCACATATTGCAAGGATGCTCCTGAGTTTTGTATTTGGAAGCATTGGGGATTTAATTAAGAGACGCGGATGGCTTCGAATAACtgtgatgagaaaattcttttgtatatTCTGTGAGTTTTCTGTGTGTTAAACTCGTGATGCCAATGAAAgtgttaatatttttatgacttttatcACTCACCAACAGCTCATATTGTCCCTGGGCTCTTTTTAATTGGCCTCTGCTTCGTTCATGAGCCATACACATGCGTTGCATTGATAACCCTCTCACTGGGCTTCAATGGTGCCTCCGTGCTTACAAACTTGCAGAACAGCCAAGATTTGGCGCCAAACTTTGCTGGGACACTCTATGGCATTATGAATGCAATTGGAACAACAACTGGATTTCTCACTCCTCTGCTCGTGGCATATTTTACACGTGAAGAGGTGAGTCACTGTGCCACACACTTATTCCAGAATATAcccaatttattcattataataaaataaatttgtttaatttcaatgTCAATTTTAGAATACCTTTGAGAATTGGCGGTATGTTTTCATGATTGGTGCTGGAGCTTACATTGCCCCAGCCatattattcttcttctttggcTCAGGCCAAGTTCAGCCGtggaattcaattgaaaaacccccaaaaagtGAGGAAGATAGCAAATAacacataagaaaaaaatcaatcaacaaAGACAGGTGCGGAGAATGATTGTACTGTGagaataaatggaaaaaacgTCCTACAGTAGAGATAAAATGAATATGTACCCAGAAATATCGCATAGATATTGTATATTagttaaaatatttgcaatcaCTGCGgttttggattttttgttCGGgatttctttatgtttttatttcttagcCAAAAGGCAAATATACAAGTTGGAATTTGTCTTGGGGCTATGGAAAAATACTCCGTGAAGAGTTGCTAACATTTTTTAGCCatcaaaaatatacatttccCATTAGAgattccaacaaaaaaaaacacttccAGTGAGGAATTAGACAGTCAAATGTTTCATTCATTTCgctatttttatttcttttttttgcgaaataacaaaaatagcATCAATAAAAAGTGATAACAGTAATAGGTAGCTATGATATGTTTACATATTACACTGAATTatttgtacatatgtatatgataTATTTACactttatatatgtacatacatgtatgtatGGTGCAATTATggagtttataaaaattaaatgttgaaaTCCAGAACCTTTCAATGGGTCATTCAACTCAAACGCGTTAcacatttaataaatatgacaactttatgaaaaaatattgaaagaaaaaaattattctacaaaatatataatatcaaaattaattgcataACATACTTTTTGATCAccgaattttattctttgaaatcTTAACAAATCAgatttataaaatgtaaatcattcaaatgttttgttatatttttttacaaatacaTAGATTgcttatttttatcaatctaTTGATAAAACTAGataagaataataaaagaatacAAATAAAACCTCTAGTTTTAGAGCAAACCACTGtctttgagaaaagaaattttttaataaagagaatttcttaaatttcttggattttccatacattttttgtCAATAGCCTTTCGGGCTTGTTTTTGAGGCCATGTATCATTAAATCTCattctttttgtaatttgtCGCTATAAAAATGAGGTGAGAAATTGTTAAACGAAATGTCATTACCAGAAATTACTCGACTTTTATCACTGTAACACATTTTCAGTGGAATTTTCCTTACTCATTTTACTACgagagttttttgaaatgaaatataattttttattctttattttttttgcttctactttaagagatgaaaatatttattagtttgtagtatttaaagcctaaaaaattaaatattagtaCCAAAAAATAGCATGAAATGAAATCTTTCAGAAACTCACTtcctcatttaaaaatttgtcattttcttcctttttgttTTGGGTTTTGTTCCTGGTTGTGTCTTCTTggtcttctttaaaaaaaatgtttacctACATATTTCAATCTCACAGCTGAGCTGGAAAAGCGATAGCATGCATAGAAGCTCAAACTCTCTTATCACATTATTCTAATCACATACAACAAAACCTCATTCGTAAAACTTTGGTCATGGTCAGGGTTACTAACAGGTATAAGCATGCATGCATACGGCAACATTAATTGTCATTGATGTGATCAATTTAGTAGGAAAATTCCGGTCATTTACGCAACAACAAACATTTATGATGAGCAAGTTCTCAGTTCAAGGAAGAGTTTTTGGTAACTGATATCACAACAATTGGTAAACAACCACGTTGAATTAACAAAATCTGATATACCTATGGTTCTAAATTAGTACATAAAATGATGTTCTGTTTTATGTGAGATAACAATCTCTCAATTCCCATCATGTGGCGGTCATTCACTCTTCGTAtatgttgcaaaatttttaattcaattagaatCTTTTCACGTTGATCTTGGAGTCTGAGAAcggtttaaatgaaaaaaaacttcatgggtttttgactatttatttaaaattttaccacGATCTTTTATGGGCTCATCGCTAAATTATATAGCAATTAACATTTTTGGCCATTAACTCTCAAAGCGTGTCGATTTTCTATGGATCACTTGAAGACAGCACAATATTGCCACCTTGGCCGATATTTATTTCACATTAATTCTAAATGAGTGCATATTTACACAAATAATAAACAGAAATTGTCTTTCAAaactttatttcaattaaatatttccacaGCATGGTCTATGGAAGACAAGGTGTCTTGTACATTGTTAACATCTTGTTACATCAAAATTCTCCCATTGTTtatttaaagtgaaatttttaaaacacgaaacattttttttgatgaCTTTCGCACACGTAAAAAAGAGTTTCTGCATTTGGCGCCAAAAACGATGATGATTAATCTCACGAGTAGGTGTGTGTATACATATTAAGCATCCATCAGAAACAACATGGTGCCAATTTATCTCTCACAACTCATCGTTTAACGCAGCGATAAGTATCTGATAATGAGATGATGAGCAAgatatgtgagaaaattctccattgGCATGCGTGCGCAGCACCCAAGAGAGGAAATCTtctgtgggaattttttcGCGGAAATATCACGATATTTTCCGCCCTTTCCACCCATGAAGTTGTATTTCCAAATACCACTCATATTGTCGCAAGGAAAGAAAGccacgtgtttttttttacattacaaTGTAAAATGTATTGCATGTAATATCAAAAAACTATTGTTTGAGACTTTAATTGAAACCTATTCCAATACCGCTTTCCAATACATTACGTTTAAACGAGAAAAATTGCTTACGGAAAGTCAAAGGAGAATTTTCCAGCAATTGACTTTTCCATCTAATCACATAATGttgaatcaatttcatacCATTCGATCCCACgtggaatttaattatattggaagctagaatttattgtttgatTCTATAATTCAATGAACTCAAGGTAATTCCGAGATTGTATGAGcgtgagaaaattctaatgatcaatcatatggatttttttagagcataaaaacgtaaaaaaatagaTGTGAACAatgaatatataaaattgaaaaaaaaatatttgggatAAACCAACGACTAAGAAGAACTTGATAGTTTCGTGTCTCTTTTTGTGGTTTCCCCTATCATCTTTATGTTTGCTTTTTGCATATCATGTGATGAAGAGACGTTGATTCTCTTTTTGCATATTTGCTCATTTGAAACTGGTATGTTCATTATAGTAGTAGTTCTTTTCTGATTCTATATTTAAtaagattcaaaaaaaagaaagcgaAAGATACAAAGTAGACAAACAGGGTTTTTTTAAAGTTGAGAAtaatttgataataaaaaaaatgaaatttatggaCTTTAAGATGATAAACTGCGCATTTTTTAATTCGTATTCAATAgacatgtatgtatatatgtatattttttgttacatGACCTTGTAATTCGAAAATATGCGACAGATTTGTcaggaaattgataaaaaacaCAGCAAAGAGTTCAAGAAAAGCAACATGTaccagaaaaagaaaatgttaatccTATTGCCCATTTGAATAAGTAATTTTTGATTGTGTTATCCTACTTGGTTGAGACGGTCTCGCATTTTGATTACGTTATCAATGGAGCAATTATCGCAATTATGTTACTTTGCTTGCATTCCAGACGTGCTCAATGCGAAAAGGTGGGCACGATAAGCCATTGTGGCTTACCGTGACATTGGGCAATGCTAAACCACCAGCAGTTAAACAAGC from Lutzomyia longipalpis isolate SR_M1_2022 chromosome 1, ASM2433408v1 encodes:
- the LOC129797293 gene encoding sialin, with amino-acid sequence MVEINAFLARVFRRVPARLNIGFMLFLGCFITYMVRVNMSINILAMVESRDNETLPDYGDRYPWNADQQGLLLGAYFWGYLFTSIPGAYLAEYFGPKIVTELVFIGCAVITALSPLAASGGFGTMYAARFLTGILSGPLYPCFHNLISRWAPPDEKGKYVASLQGGTLGTIFTWQMIGFLVEAVGWAWGGFYIPTIIIIVATLIWFMLTADRPDTHPRITEEERTYIENSLGDTVSNEKKVPPYLKLIKSVPFLSLMVLHYGNLWGLYFLLTATPKFMSEILGFNMGSTGVLSSLPHIARMLLSFVFGSIGDLIKRRGWLRITVMRKFFCIFSHIVPGLFLIGLCFVHEPYTCVALITLSLGFNGASVLTNLQNSQDLAPNFAGTLYGIMNAIGTTTGFLTPLLVAYFTREENTFENWRYVFMIGAGAYIAPAILFFFFGSGQVQPWNSIEKPPKSEEDSK